A region of Ramlibacter agri DNA encodes the following proteins:
- a CDS encoding FMN-binding negative transcriptional regulator, with protein sequence MYQPAAFAETRTEELHRILREHPLGALVTHTEQGFDANHIPFELDAARGAHGTLQGHVARANPVWTGAADGAQVLVIFRGPQGYISPNWYPSKQETHRHVPTWNYEVVHAHGRLRILDDEKFVRGIVARLTRRHEASLARPWKMGDAPADYLDQMVGMIVGIEVEITRLEGKRKLGQNREPRDLQGAVAGLQERGQAELAAAMAGASKGD encoded by the coding sequence ATGTACCAGCCGGCAGCCTTCGCGGAAACGCGCACCGAGGAACTCCACCGCATCCTGCGCGAGCACCCGCTCGGCGCGCTCGTGACGCACACGGAGCAGGGCTTCGATGCGAACCACATTCCCTTCGAGCTCGATGCGGCGCGCGGGGCGCACGGCACGCTGCAGGGCCACGTGGCACGCGCCAATCCCGTCTGGACCGGTGCGGCCGATGGCGCGCAGGTGCTGGTGATCTTTCGCGGGCCGCAGGGCTACATCTCGCCGAACTGGTACCCGAGCAAGCAGGAGACGCACCGGCACGTGCCCACCTGGAACTACGAGGTGGTGCATGCCCATGGGCGGCTGCGGATCCTGGACGACGAGAAGTTCGTGCGCGGCATCGTGGCGCGCCTCACGCGGCGGCACGAAGCCAGCCTGGCCAGGCCCTGGAAGATGGGCGATGCGCCCGCCGACTACCTCGACCAGATGGTGGGCATGATCGTCGGCATCGAAGTGGAGATCACGCGGCTGGAAGGCAAGCGCAAGCTGGGGCAGAACCGCGAGCCGCGCGACCTGCAAGGCGCCGTGGCGGGACTGCAGGAGCGCGGGCAGGCGGAACTGGCTGCGGCGATGGCCGGAGCGAGCAAGGGAGACTGA
- a CDS encoding DUF4231 domain-containing protein translates to MTAASTYSARSPEDYLKTRLDYKTDVYTRKGDRYRKSYLAMSSLAAVAGATVPVLINLSNVPTIVPTLLSLLVTVLVTLEGVFHFREHWKNYDLMKSFLRQESCLYQANAGPYRNKAQADSFVLLVERVEDAIAKERAQTIEMRTSRWEEPAANSAAPAKPQPAPLATAAGSAV, encoded by the coding sequence ATGACTGCTGCTTCCACCTACTCCGCGCGTAGCCCGGAGGACTACCTGAAGACGCGGCTCGATTACAAGACCGACGTCTACACGCGCAAGGGCGACCGCTATCGCAAGTCCTACCTGGCGATGAGCTCGCTGGCCGCGGTCGCCGGCGCCACCGTTCCCGTGCTGATCAACCTGAGCAACGTGCCCACGATCGTCCCCACGCTCCTGAGCCTGCTCGTCACCGTGCTGGTGACGCTGGAAGGCGTCTTCCACTTCCGCGAGCACTGGAAGAACTACGACCTGATGAAATCCTTCCTGCGCCAGGAGTCCTGCCTGTACCAGGCGAACGCCGGCCCTTACCGCAACAAGGCGCAGGCCGACAGCTTCGTGCTGCTGGTGGAGCGGGTGGAAGACGCCATCGCCAAGGAGCGTGCCCAGACGATCGAGATGCGCACCTCGCGCTGGGAGGAGCCGGCGGCGAACAGCGCCGCACCCGCGAAACCGCAGCCGGCACCGCTGGCCACGGCTGCGGGATCGGCCGTCTAG
- a CDS encoding GntR family transcriptional regulator has protein sequence MAKTTPETHAVVASDVPLYHQIYLHLRAEILDGGWIGRDDFPGEAELARQFGVSVITSRKALARLVEDGFIERSRGKRTRVLRGPEVARRGTVPAIIQTTIGAPRAFTYRVLSRGVGVAPVEACEAFGMPAGARLWLCSRLRSFKGRPHSVTLNAQRVDVGEQLTLAELQKYPMTQLLREHGVQFSRLTRRVSASIAPPHVARQLKLVLNEPTLVYTFTHHDDQGGVVQWVRIWVRPDEPSPEESFSYATGMWSMSTAM, from the coding sequence ATGGCGAAGACGACCCCAGAAACCCACGCCGTCGTGGCCTCGGACGTTCCGCTCTACCACCAGATCTACCTGCACCTGCGCGCGGAAATCCTGGACGGCGGCTGGATCGGCCGCGACGATTTCCCGGGGGAAGCGGAGCTCGCCCGGCAGTTCGGCGTCAGCGTGATCACGTCGCGGAAGGCGCTGGCGCGCCTGGTCGAGGACGGCTTCATCGAGCGCTCGCGCGGCAAGCGCACCCGCGTGCTGCGCGGCCCCGAAGTGGCGCGCCGCGGCACGGTCCCGGCGATCATCCAGACGACCATCGGCGCCCCGCGCGCCTTCACCTACCGCGTGCTGTCGCGTGGCGTCGGCGTGGCGCCGGTCGAAGCCTGCGAAGCCTTCGGCATGCCGGCGGGTGCGCGCCTGTGGCTTTGCAGCCGGCTGCGCAGCTTCAAGGGGCGGCCGCACAGCGTGACGCTCAACGCCCAGCGCGTGGACGTGGGCGAGCAGCTGACGCTGGCCGAACTGCAGAAGTACCCGATGACGCAGCTGCTGCGCGAGCATGGCGTGCAGTTCTCGCGCCTCACGCGGCGCGTGAGCGCCAGCATCGCCCCGCCACATGTCGCGCGCCAGCTCAAGCTGGTGCTGAACGAGCCGACGCTGGTCTACACGTTCACGCACCACGACGACCAGGGCGGCGTCGTGCAATGGGTGCGCATCTGGGTCCGGCCCGATGAGCCGAGCCCGGAGGAAAGCTTCAGTTATGCCACGGGCATGTGGTCGATGAGCACGGCGATGTAA